The segment tctgctggctgccagGCTGACCCACATAGGGGAGGCATCAGCTGTGAGTTGGTGGCCAGACAGAAACTGGTGGCGGGGGTGGCCCAGAGCAGCTGTAGCCCATCCCAAATATCCTTGGCCACACAAGGAGGAAGGAGACTTTGCATCCCCACTCTTGATCTGATGACTGTCCTTTAAAAGCGCAGCTTAATATCCGAGCAGCAGGGGCACGGAAGGGCCATCCATACTTGGTCCTGtgaaacaggacagaaaacacCATGGTACAAGTCCGGTTCCTGACTGGGAGAATTCATCTGGAAGAAAACCACAGTGAGAGATGCAGCCAGTTCATAAACTTGCAGGGAATGAATTGAAACTTGCTCATGGTGAGGGCTGGGTCAGGCTGTCCTTCAGGTGAAGCtgctttgggggtttttgtgTGAGCCACACAAGGAGGCAGGAGACTGCTGGTGGTCACTGTAATagtgcaaaataattttactttaggttttatttatatcttaaaaataaacatcagtATTAAAATATCAGTAAACAAAGCTGTGAAACCGAAGCAGTGAGTACAGGATACATATGGAACAGCATACTAGAGCGGCTGTGAGCATTTTATGTTAACCTTAGTGCAAAGCTGAGACAGCCCCTCTGCGAGGACAGCAGTGTGATGCCCAGAACAAGTTCTTGGGAAGTATTTCCCAGCTGACTGGGGCTGAGACCAGGCTTGGCAGGGGCAAGTGTGATCATGAGGGAGGCCAGGCTGAGGAGCAGACGCAGGGCTGTGGCACACGTTACCTTCGTGAGGGattcagagagcagagctggcttcACATGCAAAagcctctttttcctccttgtccttTGTCCTTACCTTGTCTGTTCCCACCCTACCTGatgcacacacactcacatgGACGCACACCCCCCCTCCAACATACACCTCCATCTCTGGGGGCCCTAGGCTCTCTCTGAGCTCGTGCcgatctttttttcctggtgccATCCTCAGTGCTCGCCTGAGCTTTTGGGAAGGAAAGTGGGCAGCGAGGGATTTGGTTGCCTTCACAATCAGTGGCTGTGAGACTGATTAACATGGGAAATGTTTAGGTCACAGCTCTCTCTCCCCCTGGGGAGAAGGTCCCTGCTCCCATGTAGGCATCGGCTTGGCAAGTCTCAGTCCCTAAATGCATTCGTGGCTCCCAGCCCCCTTCTGTCAGCTTGGCTGCAACCCCAGGTGCCCAAAGTTTTGCTCCCATTGAGCAAATGGTGATTTCATGTTGAACTCAGTCCTTTGAATAAGCAATatagtttttttgctttgtgtgcATATGCTAGAAACAGTTCAGGTTTCAGCCAGGAAAGGAAATGCCACAAAAGGGCAAGTATTTCCGTCTGGAAGTGCTCCCAGCCCGCATCCGAGGCAGTTTTAACCTGCTGGTTTGTGTCCCTTCTCCCATTGTTGTGCAGGATTGTCCTGCTAAGCACCACTTCTCTGCCAGCACCCCGTGAACCAACACTCTCCCTCTCACAGCCCTGCGCCCCAACACCAGCTCTGATGCCTTCTTGGAGCTGGCTGAGAGTAGAAACCAGGTGCTGTTtctgtggggtttgttttctcctgttccCAGTGAGTTAGTGACTTGCAGAGGGCTCCGAGGCAGTGCAGCTCCAGCAGTtgtgaggagcagaggggatgggggtggcTTCTGCCGCTGTGTTTCCCACCCCAAGGTCACGATGCTTGGCTCCTCTGTCACCTGGTGGAGCAAGATGGCTGTGCGTGGGCTGCTTCCAGCAGCACAGATTGGTGAGTGAGGTCCAGGGATGGCACCTGCTCTAGTGACAGGAGGAttaaagcagctgcagagagccattcGGCACAGGACAGAGTGGCAGGAGAGGGGACATAAATTACAGCCGAGTGCTGATGGTGGCTGGCTGGATCCTAAAGTCGCTCTAATTTGGTTTCTTTGGGCTCCCAGAGCTCTTGGTAGCTGTTGGTGATGTcccctgctgcagagagagagcagaGTCACACAAGTGTCACCAGAGacccctccagcagctcctgttcGGGGCCAGCCAGGCTGGTTCCTGGCTACGGAGGATGCACCAAGCATGTGGCACCTGGAACGCTCTGCTCTtgcccctgcagccccttcctgGGAGATATCGTGTGTATCACAGCCCTGTCCCCTCCCATGGGGCCCCCTGTGCAGCTGAGCTGGCGGTGTGGGGCCACCTCTGTGGCCCTTGCGTGGGACAGGGCACATGGCTGGAGCTGCGGTACTCACGGGCAGCTGTGCTTTTGTGCCGTTGAGGTGGGCGTAGAGCAGCACAGCGATGTTGCTGTGGCCGGCCTCCAGCGCGATGGCAACAGCGTTGTTACCATCctagaagggaagggagagcagcTGGGGACAGGTCTGGGGATGGGACATAGGGTGGGTGAGTGTGCCCAGGACCCAGGAGCAGAAGCTTACACTGTCCACGATGGAGATGTTGCAGGTGggctgagccagcagcagcttcaccGTCTCCACGCGGCCGTGCTCACAGGCGCACATCAGTGCGGTTGAGCCCTCTTCATCTTGCAGGTTCACATCGGCTCCGCAGGCGAGTAGGGCTTCCACCATCTCCTGCCGGCCGTGGCTGACGGCCAGCATCAGCGCCGTTTGGCCAGCCTGTGAGGCAAGGGatgctgcctggctgctcctgccCGGATGGGCCACCCACTCGTCCCTCTGCTATCCCCAGTGCCCACACAGTCCCTGAGCGCCTCCCTGGCTGGAAATGAGGTGTAGGGGAGACCTGAGCGCCCTGATGCCATGCAGAAGGAGCTCCTGCTGTGATGCCCTCCCTGTGTACTGGCCTCTCCAGGTTTTGGAGCTATGGTCCTGCCCTTGGAGGAGCCGAGTGTGGCCCTGGCAGCCCCTTAGGGGTGCGGGGAGAGGGTCAGGATGTGGTTCCCAACTCACACCAACCTGGCTGGCTTTAGCGTTGACGTTGCCCATGCTGAAGAGCCTCCTGACCACATTCATGTCGTCTTCCTGCTCGACGGCTGCCAGCGCTGCCAGCATGAGAGCTGTGTAGCCGGCTTTGTTCTGGTGGTCCACGTTACAGACCCCTGTGGGGACAGGCAGAGCAGGGTCTCAGGGTGCTGAGAGGAGGCACGGGGCTCAGCTttggctcctgccctgcctggggtGCTGTGAGCcatcccacagccctgctgatGGGTGATCCCCATTAAATCTGAGCTCCTCAAGGGCTGAGGTGGCTGCACAGACACAGCCCAGGGAaagctctcccagcctctccaaCGGCCAGCACCTTCCCCCATACTGGGTGTGGCCAGGATGTGACCCGGGCTACAGAATGGGGTGGTGGCAGGGGGGATGTTTCTTGGGTGGGGGGCACTGACCCGTGTCCAGCAGCAGCCGCACGATGTGGAAGTTGGAGTGGGAGACGCTGTAGTGCAGGGCTGTGTTGCCGTTCCCGTCTGCCAGGTTCACCACGTGGGCCAGGAGAGCTGGCGAGACCTCAGCAAAGGCCAGGAGGTGGTTGGCGACTGTGTCAGGAACGGAAGACTTCTGGCTGGACAGACGGAACCACTCCTGCAggaccaggctgctgctggcaatctgtggggggtgtggggctgagTAGGGGCCGTGGCTCCCCGAGCCTCTGCACTGCCCCTACCCCCTCCCCCGGCATGGGAGCAGAAATCCTCCTCCAGAGGGACCAAGCAAAGGCAAACCCGAAAACTGTGCTGGGATGGCCAAGATGAGTCCACAGGGGTTTTGGGGCATCCAGGACAAAGCCTGGTGCAAAGGGCGGTGTCCTGGGGAAGGTGCTGAGCCTTGAGGAAGGCCAGCGCCCAGAGGATCCTGGCAAGGGCCGGACTAGGTGTcccccccactgcaccccactCACCAGCTCTTTGCTCTTGGTGGCACTGGGGTGGCCCAAGTGGGTCTTGACGATGAGGCAGGCCTCTCGCATCCTGGAGCTCAGCTCAAACCTGGGGAGTGCAGGGCATCTATGGCGCGAGGCTGCACCCCCACCCCTAAGCCACGCCAGCAAGGGGTGCCCCAAGTCCCCCCGGGGAGGTTTCACTCCTCTCCCCAAAGCCAGTGAGCCTCCACGAGCAACCCACAGTGCAGCATCCAGCCTGATAGTTGCACCGTGgcagcttcagctgctgcaaacCCCTGCTGAACCGAGCCTTGTACGGACCTGTTCAGGCACAATTTACACATTTTTAGgccaaatattttccttttgttgaaAAATGCTATTAAGAgctgttggtttattttttccccttccaaacTTCTCCAGCGAAGAGGCATCTGGGGCCTCAGTCCTACCCTTTCCTTAGCAGACCCAAGAAgctggaaggatttttttcctgctgaatgATTTCTGCAGGACACGAATGCGTTTTTCCCATCAGCTGCACAGAAACCAGGGCAGATGGCCCAAGTCGGCAGGGCTAGTGCCAGCCTGTGGCTCCTTGCTGTGCGGGGTGAGGGAGCCTTTCCTCATCAGCACTTACTTCTCCTTCACCTCCAAGGGCTCTGGCAGGGTCACACTGTCCCCCTTGTGCTCCTGTCCTGGCTCATGCTCGccttcctcagcctcctcctcgAAGGTTTCGCTGTCCCTCTGCTCCGAGCTGTCAGAGCTGTCAGCTGAAGCCTTCTCGGAGGAGctatctccttcctcctcctcctcttcctcctcgcTGGATGTGCTCTCGTACCTGCACGGAGGGAGGATGCTCAGCGGCAACTGGGCACTTGCATCATCCCCTCCAAGTTCCCCCATTGCCACCACGCCTGGCCCAGtacagggatgctgggggtggCCTTGGGGGTGGCAGGAGCCCCTCAGCACGTACTCGCCGTTCAGCACACCCACAAACTGCAGGCTCTTCTTGCTGCCCTCCACCTTGCTCTGAGCGGGGCCATCCCTCTTCTTCATGATGGACTTCAAGGCTCCTGGGGAcagagagatgggtgttgggCCAGCAAGCAGGAACCTCCCCGCACACCCCAGTACCACCAGGCTCCAGAGTGGGCATGGGAGGGAGATGGGCAGCGCAGGCAGCTGTGGTGACACAGATAGCGTTGGCCCTACCTGCAGGAACATCCCAACCCAGACCCTGGGGCCATCCCCAGTGCCAACTCACCAGCTGCAAGGCTGGGGGCAGCTCCACCATCCTGTGCCAGCGATGGGTCCTGGTCGCTGTGCGTCGTCTCTGGTGTGGCTGCCCTTGGTACTGGGCTGCTCTGGCACATCCCCACCACTGCTCCTGTGCCCTGCACCAAGGGGCTGCTCGGAGAATCGCCTGCACCAGGCTCTGTCTCCTTGTCCACCAGGACAGCGCTGCCCATGTCGGTCTGGCTGCCCTTGTCTTCGTACCCAGCGATGGAATCGGGGCCGACCGCTGCATCACGCTCGTCAGGGTGGCAGCCCACCCCGACGCAGGTGGTTGGCGGGCAGCACTCCACGCCTGCCTCCGCTGTCTCGAGGGGTTCGCCAGCCGCTCGGCTCTCTGTTGGCACCACTGCCTCCACCAGCGCCTCGGCTACCTGTGGTTTGGCCGTCACCTCCTTGTCCGCCCGCCCGTGGGGCCGACGGGCGCACACCTCCAGccgcagctcctccagctcccgcGTGGCCTCTTGCAGGTGCCCCTCCATCATGGCGATCACCTCCTTCTGGTGCCCCActgtctgctgcagcagctccagctcctgctccgcCTCGTTGGCCATTCCCAGAGAGGACTCCAGCACCCAGACTGCTGCATCCCTGCgctccctcaccctgctgtcCGGCACATCATCACCCTCCCCCTGTGACCGGTAGTAGAAGACTGCGTCGGTCATAGCTCGGTCCTCACCCACCGCCACGGAGCGGCATGGCCTCTCGCTGGCCTTGGGGCTCCTACATGGCCAAGCCCTGACACCTCGCTCCGGCACAGCCAGCTTCTCCGTCAGCTTCCTCAGCTCTGCGATCTTGCTCACTCGCCCCTTTGCTGGCTCTGCTTCGCTCTCTGCCCCCGACTGGGGAGGCTCCTCGCCTTCCCCAGCATCAGAGCTAGCGGGGCGGCCGAAAGCCTCACTGGTCTCCACTGACAGCTTCTCCATCAACTTTGCCTTCTCCCTCTTCAGCTCACAGATCTGTG is part of the Cuculus canorus isolate bCucCan1 chromosome 27, bCucCan1.pri, whole genome shotgun sequence genome and harbors:
- the KANK3 gene encoding KN motif and ankyrin repeat domain-containing protein 3 isoform X1, whose protein sequence is MAQPAPLKQNLPDLGGPFLYRDQDDGEKSSYSVETPYGFLLDLDFLKYVDDIESGQTLKKVPLPRRAKGTRQPPSALRSPSSHTSAWTSTESLASITSEEGRTLLSPHRRAPLEPPSKLTSHPVSPPPPIRLLQPPTHKCLVLNPRVEKTLLETSRRLEQEHLQDIGNPSRSVPSRPPPWVPVGTEGQVGWGRVSPGSSGCSTPAAGLGTAPLQHVREQMAAALRQLRDLEEQVKTIPLLETQICELKREKAKLMEKLSVETSEAFGRPASSDAGEGEEPPQSGAESEAEPAKGRVSKIAELRKLTEKLAVPERGVRAWPCRSPKASERPCRSVAVGEDRAMTDAVFYYRSQGEGDDVPDSRVRERRDAAVWVLESSLGMANEAEQELELLQQTVGHQKEVIAMMEGHLQEATRELEELRLEVCARRPHGRADKEVTAKPQVAEALVEAVVPTESRAAGEPLETAEAGVECCPPTTCVGVGCHPDERDAAVGPDSIAGYEDKGSQTDMGSAVLVDKETEPGAGDSPSSPLVQGTGAVVGMCQSSPVPRAATPETTHSDQDPSLAQDGGAAPSLAAGALKSIMKKRDGPAQSKVEGSKKSLQFVGVLNGEYESTSSEEEEEEEEGDSSSEKASADSSDSSEQRDSETFEEEAEEGEHEPGQEHKGDSVTLPEPLEVKEKFELSSRMREACLIVKTHLGHPSATKSKELIASSSLVLQEWFRLSSQKSSVPDTVANHLLAFAEVSPALLAHVVNLADGNGNTALHYSVSHSNFHIVRLLLDTGVCNVDHQNKAGYTALMLAALAAVEQEDDMNVVRRLFSMGNVNAKASQAGQTALMLAVSHGRQEMVEALLACGADVNLQDEEGSTALMCACEHGRVETVKLLLAQPTCNISIVDSDGNNAVAIALEAGHSNIAVLLYAHLNGTKAQLPQGTSPTATKSSGSPKKPN
- the KANK3 gene encoding KN motif and ankyrin repeat domain-containing protein 3 isoform X2; its protein translation is MAQPAPLKQNLPDLGGPFLYRDQDDGEKSSYSVETPYGFLLDLDFLKYVDDIESGQTLKKVPLPRRAKGTRQPPSALRSPSSHTSAWTSTESLASITSEEGRTLLSPHRRAPLEPPSKLTSHPVSPPPPIRLLQPPTHKCLVLNPRVEKTLLETSRRLEQEHLQDIGNPSRSVPSRPPPWVPVGTEGQVGWGRVSPGSSGCSTPAAGLGTAPLQHVREQMAAALRQLRDLEEQVKTIPLLETQICELKREKAKLMEKLSVETSEAFGRPASSDAGEGEEPPQSGAESEAEPAKGRVSKIAELRKLTEKLAVPERGVRAWPCRSPKASERPCRSVAVGEDRAMTDAVFYYRSQGEGDDVPDSRVRERRDAAVWVLESSLGMANEAEQELELLQQTVGHQKEVIAMMEGHLQEATRELEELRLEVCARRPHGRADKEVTAKPQVAEALVEAVVPTESRAAGEPLETAEAGVECCPPTTCVGVGCHPDERDAAVGPDSIAGYEDKGSQTDMGSAVLVDKETEPGAGDSPSSPLVQGTGAVVGMCQSSPVPRAATPETTHSDQDPSLAQDGGAAPSLAAGALKSIMKKRDGPAQSKVEGSKKSLQFVGVLNGEYESTSSEEEEEEEEGDSSSEKASADSSDSSEQRDSETFEEEAEEGEHEPGQEHKGDSVTLPEPLEVKEKFELSSRMREACLIVKTHLGHPSATKSKELIASSSLVLQEWFRLSSQKSSVPDTVANHLLAFAEVSPALLAHVVNLADGNGNTALHYSVSHSNFHIVRLLLDTGVCNVDHQNKAGYTALMLAALAAVEQEDDMNVVRRLFSMGNVNAKASQAGQTALMLAVSHGRQEMVEALLACGADVNLQDEEGSTALMCACEHGRVETVKLLLAQPTCNISIVDSDGNNAVAIALEAGHSNIAVLLYAHLNGTKAQLPGTSPTATKSSGSPKKPN